Part of the Pseudomonas baltica genome is shown below.
GGTTCGTTCAACTCGGCACTCTGGTTCGTCGCCGCCCATGGTCTGATCGGTATCTTTGCCTACGTGGTGCTCGCGGGACGTTTCGAGCGCGTGGAAATTGCCCCGGCGGCTGATGGGCCCAAGGTCGCAAGCGCGACTTGACACTTTGGCTGTCGAGCGTGAATGAGTACTCTGGGCGCGCAGGTTGTCTGAACCTGAACTTTATCTCTGCGCGCCACAGGACCTTCGATGACTTACCCCCGTATCGGCTTTGCCTGCATGTACCGCCACCCTGAGCGGAACCTGTCGGCCAGCCAATTGAAACTGGCAGAGACTCCCTTCAACCCGCGCACCACCACCTTGCGCTGGATGGATAGCGTGACGCCGCAGGTGGCCCAGGACAAGCTGATCGAGGTGGTAACCCACAACCTCGCGGCGCAACTGCGCCTGCTGGCCTACACCGCCGAGCTGCCCGCGCCGTTGCGCATGGTGCGCCTGAGCAGCGATTTGCTGCCGTTCTACAGCCACGTCAAGGTTCGCGACTTCTATCGGCAACCGGCCATTCAAGCCTGGCTCGGCGAAGGCTTCGCCGCCATCGGCGCGCTGGCGCGCCAGGCGCAGATCCGCCTGTCGTTCCACCCCGGGCAATATTGCGTGCTCGGTTCGGACCGGCCCGAGGTGGTCGAAAACAGCCTCGCCGAATTCGAATACCACGCCGACATGATCCGCATGATGGGCTACGGCGTGCGTTTCCAGGACCTCAAATGCAACGTGCACATCGCCGGCCGCCTGGGGGCCGAAGGCATCCGGGGCATCTGGTCGCAGCTCTCCGAGGTGGCGCGCAACTGCATCACCTTCGAGAACGAAGAAAAGACCTACGGCGTCGACGACTGTCTGCAATTGGCCGACCTGGCGCCCGTGGTGCTCGACATTCACCACTGCTGGATCAACGAGAACGACTACATCGCGGTAGACGATCCGCGCGTCGAGCGCATCATCGACAGTTGGCGCGGCGTACGCCCGACCATGCACTACTCGCAGCCGCCCGAGCACCTGCAGGCGCTGGGATTTTCAGCCGAGCACAAGCTCGAGATGCCGGCGTTGCTCGAGGCGGTGAACAAGCGCGACCTTTACGCCCATAGCGACCGCATGTGGAACCGCTGGACCAATGAGTACGCGCTACAGTTCTTGCCACGGTTCGACATCATGTTCGAGGCCAAGGACAAGAACCTGGCGACGTTGGCGTTTTATGAGGAGTATCTGGTGGGTCCCTGATTGTGTGGCCAGTGTTGAGTTGTGCGCGCATCAGCGGATGGTTGGCGTGAACTCGGTCTGCGCATGCCGTTTGCACAAGGCTCAGCCATGGCCACTGCCGGGCGGCAGCAGTTCATTCAACGCATCGCTCAGCTGCCCCATGCTGAACGGCTTGGCCACACAGTCGCGATCCGCCCAAGTCTCAGGAATGCCTAGCCGGCCATAGCCGGTACAGAAGATGAACGGGATGCCTCGATGGGCAATCTCGGCGGCGATCGGGAACGAAGTGCCGCCGATGATATTGATGTCCAGAATCGCCAGGTCATAATCCCCTGTGCGGGCGTATTCTACCCCTTCGCTCAGGGTGCTGGCATGGCGGGCGGTCGCGTAGCCGAGCTCTTCGAGCATGGTCTCGATGAGCATTGCGAGCATGGTCTCGTCCTCGACGATAAACACTTTGGGGCGCAGCAGTTGCTCGTTGACCGACAGGCTCATGAATCGCCGTCCGCTTTTTCTAGCCAGGGCAGGGTCATGCACCAACTCAGCCCTGTGGCGGCGAACCGCACCTGGGCGGTGCCGTTGAGCTCGCGCTCGATACTGCGGCGGATCAGTCGAAAGCCGAAACCTTCGAAGGTGGTTGCGGCGACGGGCGGCCCGTCGGCTTCAAGCCAGTGAAGTTTCAAGGTGCGGGGGCTCGTGGCGGCGTTCAAGGTGGCCGTCAGGGTGATGTGTCCACCCGGTGATGAGTGCAGCGCCGAAAGCGCCCCATGCTGCACGGCGTTGGCCATCAGCTCGTGAAACACCATCGACAGCGACAGCGAGGTTCTGGGTTCCAGCGTGACCGGGTCGCCGAGCAACAGGATCCGACGGGTGCCCCCGTCGGTTCGCTGCAGTTGCGCAATCAAATCCTCCAGCTCGCTGGACAGCCACTCTGCCCGCGCAAGGGCATCGTGGGCCTGGCTCAGGGCCAGGAGGCGGGCATCGAAACTCTGCCGAAACGTCGCCAGTGAATCGGAGTTGCTGGCGGTCAGGGACGCAATCGCCTGCACTGTCGCCAAGGTGTTTTTCACCCGATGATTGAGCTCGTTGAGCAACCCCGCGCGGGTGGCGCGATTCTCCAGTTGCTGGCGCTCGAGTTTGCCCGAAATCGACTGGGCCAGGCGCGCGGTCGTGCCGCTCTGCTTGAGTACCACTCGTTCGTTAGCGGTCACCGGCCCTGAGTGAGCGGGCACGCTGAAGGTGAAGACGCTGCCGCAACCGGGGTCGCTATGGGCCCACAGGCGACCGCCGTGGGCCGCGACGATGCCTTGCGAGATATACAGCCCCAGGCCATTGCCACGCGGATTGCCTTCCTTGGCCGACCAATAGCGCTGGAATATATACGGCAGGTTCTGCGCCGGGATGCCAATGCCGTTGTCGGCCACCTTGAACAGCACATCACCGCCGTCGGCAATCACATCGATATCGATGGTACCGCCCTGCGGCGTGAACTTGATCGCATTGCCGACCAGGTTGGACAGCACCTGGAAAATGCGCTCCGGATCGGCATCGATCACCAGGCCGTCGGCCGCGGTGCAATTGAGTTCGATCTGCTTGGCGTTGGTCAGGGTCACCAGCAACGCGCAGGTTTCTTCCAGCAGGCCGGTGACGCTCAGCGGCTGGCGGGACAGCTGGTAGCGGCCGGCTTCGATCCTGGCGGTGTCGAGCAGGTCTTCGAGCAGGCTGTTGATGCGCGTCGTGGCGTTTTCGATGGTGCCCAGGGCGCGGCGAATGTGGCGGTTTTCGAGTGAGCTGTCGCTGACCGCCCAGCGTTGCATCATCCCGCATTGCATGATGATGATCGACATCGGGTTGCGCAGGTCATGGGAGACCACCGCCACCAGTTCGTCGCGCATGCGCACGGCCTCTTGCTCGCGCCGCACTTGGCGTTCCAGGTCGTGCTCAAGCGCCGAACGGCGAATATCCTCGGCGGCATACAGATCGCCTCGGGACCACGGTTGGGCGATGCCGACGACTTGTTCTTCCCACATGTCGAACGATTGCCGTGGATGCAGGCGCTGGCTCGCCGCGCCGACAGACCCAGGGTGCAGGTGGTCGGCCGGATTGCCACTCCACTGCATGCTGGAGGTGAGTTGCGGGCGGAACCATATCACTGCGTTGTCCACGGGCTTGGGCAGCACGAAGGCGATGACGCCGCTGGCCACGTCTCGGTAAGCCGCAGCGGGCGGGTGTTCCTGTTGCAGCGCGGCACTATGGAACAGGCCCAGGCCTTGCAGCCCCTGGGTGCGCTCGTTGAGCTTTTTGCGGGTCAGGCCGACATCGCGGATCCACTGGTGCAAGACGCGGACCTGCACGGGCGTCGGGCAACTACCGAACAACTGCAGGTCATCGTCGATCAGCACCGCCACGCCAGTGGCCTGGGGCAGGGATTGCAGCAAGTCGGCGCGTGTCGCCAGCCCGGCGAGGATTTCCCGGTCGGCGCTGGCCATGGCTTCGGCCAACTGCCCGAGCATCAGAACCTTGCCTTCGCGACCCTGCTGTATCTGACTGGCGAAGATGGCGCAGATCTTCACCGACAGCAGTTGGCCGATCAGGGCGCAGGCGTCGCGGTATTCGCGCGGTACCAGCAACGGGGCAGGGTGACTGCAGGTGATCAGCCCCCAGAGTTCGCCGTCCTCCAGCAGCGAGATACTCATCGCGGACTGCACGCCCATGTTCTTCAGGTATTCGCAGTGCACCGGCGACACGCTGCGCAGGGTCGAGAAGCTCAAGTCCAGCGGTTGTCCGGTATCCGGTCGCAGCACAGGCACCAGCGGCACCGGCACGTAGGTGGCATCGGGGATCACCCGGATCCAGTTCAGGCGATACAGCGCCCGCGCCTGGGCGGGGATGTCCGAGGCCGGGAAATTCAGCCCGCTGTAGCTGGGCAGGCTGCCGGTCAGCGCTTGGGCCACCACCTTGCCGTGGCCCTCGGGTTCGAAGCGATAGATGATGACTCGGTCATAACCGGTCAACGCTTGAATCTCGTGCACGCTGATATCGAACAGCGTCTCCAGGGTGCTGGCGGCCTGCAAGTTGCGCAGCACACGGGTGATGGTCCTTGATTGCTCCTGCGCCGGCTGCACGAAGGGCTCGAGTTCGATGATCAGCAAGTGTTCATGGCGGTGCAGCGCAGCGCTGTAGTCGGCCTCGCCAAAACTGACGCGGAGGGGGTCGCCATCGGCGCTCGGCCCTTGGGCATACGCCTGCTCGATCAATTGCGCCTGATGCGCCGGTATCAACGACGACAGGAGCATCCCCAGCAGCGCGTCACAGTCGAGCCCTGATGCGCCAGCGCAATTGGCACTGACCTGCTGGATCCGCAGGGGCTGGCCGGCCAGGCTGAGCAACAGGCCGTGGGGCTGTATGGCACCGGGTACACGAATGGGCTCGTCGGCGCAGGCGGCCAGCGCGGCGTCGAGTGCGGCGTCGATTGGGGGGGCGCTGCGTACCTGCGGTGTGTGCTCGAGCATGGCGCGAACTCCAAGGGTTTTCAGGTGGGTACGGCTGGGCGCTGCAATCGGCAGGCGGATCGATGCAGTGAGGTTTTCAGCCGGCCACAGTGAAGCAGGGGCAGTCAGAGGCCCGGATGGACGCGCAAGGCTCTGCGAGGTTACCGCGAAGGTGCGGCGTGAAGACGTGGGGATGGCAAGCCGGCTTGATGAGGGTACGGACAGCGTGGCCTGCCTGAGGACGCGTCACCATAACAGGACATTGGGCCTTGCGTATGGTCTTTGGTCGATCTGCGCTGGCCGCCGTTCGGGCACTGGCGTATCGTTCGCACCGCGCGGGCGTTCGGCAAGGCCCGCAGGCCCGAAAACGGCCACCGTGAATGCCTTGCCAGCCTCTTCAGTTCGAGTACCGACAATGACGCTTGCCCGCGCCAGATTTACCCAGGGCTCTGTTGCTGGCCATCTGATCGAGACCGCCAGTACCAGCGCAGTGAGCCTGCTCGCGGTATTTCTGGTCGATATTTTTACCCTGATCTATGTGTCCAGGCTCGACGATCAGGTCGCCTTGGCGGCCGTCGGCCTGGCCAAGATGCTGATGTTCATCAACAGTGCCTTCGCCTCCGGGGTGGTCACCGCAGCCGGTGCGGTGCTGTCCGCGCGTATCGGCAAGCATGCGTCGCGGGCGCTGGCGCAGTGGGTCACGCACTTGTTGCTGATGGTGCTGGGTGTCGCTGCCGGGGTCGCGGTCATCGAGTGGTTGGCGGTTGCGCACCTGGGCCAGTGGCTGGGGGCCGGTGCCGACACCTATCAGCGCGCCCGGCAGTTTATCGCCATCGTGCTGCCCTGCAGCGTGCTGGCGGCGGCCATGCAAATGTGCGCGCAGATGCTCAGGGCCCAAGGCCATGTGCGTGCGGCATTGCTGGTGCCGCTGGCAGGAGCGATCACTTTGGCGGTGGCCGACCCGTTGTTCATCTTTGCGTTCGGCTGCGGGCTGGAGGGGGCTGCGATTTCTTACGGGGTGTCCACTGTGGTGGCGCTGGCCCTCGGCCTGGCGTTGGTACGGCGGCATATCGGCGTGTCGCCTGCCGTGCGTTTCAAACACCTCAAGCTGCATGTTGGCCTGACCTGGCCCATCGCATTGCCGGCCATGCTCGCCAACCTCGCCATGCCGGTAGGCATCACCTATCTGATGCTGGTGCTCACGGGGCTTGGCGCTTCGGCCCTGGCGGGCATGGCGGTGATCGATCGGATCCTGCAGTTCGGCTATTGCGCATTCTTTGCCTTGCCCAGCGCCCTGGTGCCGGTGCTAGCGCAAAACCTGGGGGCCGGGCTGGATGGGCGCGTGCGTACCGCCATCCGGGTGATCCGCAGGCTGGTGGTGGGCTATGGTTTGTCGATATGGCTTTTGCTGATAGTGTTCGGGCCCTGGATCGCCGATTACTTCCACCTGGTGGACGACGGGCGCGCCATGTTTTTAGCGTTCACGCGATTCGGGGCGGGGCTGTGGATCCTTTACGGGCTGGACTTCGTCGCCCAATCGATGTTCCTGACCCTGTCCCGCGCCTGGTGGGTCCCGGCGTTTGGCTGGTTGCGCGGTACCTTGGGCACCGTGCCGTTCGTGTACGCGGGCAGCCAGTGGTACGGCGCCAGCGGCGCACTTGTCGCGATGTGGTGCGGCAACGCGCTGGTGGCGCTGTTGGCGATACTGACGGCTGCGGTTCAGGCCCGGCGGTTTTTTCAGGCGCGCGAGCCCGTGCTCGGCCGCCCTTGACCCTAAGATCGGGCCGCTGCCAGAGCGAGCAGTCAGTACGGCCAACAGTTAACGGAATTCAATGCCAGTGACGGATACTCAAAACGACGCTCCAGCGTCCCCCGCACCAAAGCGCCGCCGCGCGCCAAAAGGCGAAATGCGCCGTATGGCCTTGCTCGACGCGGCCACCGAAGTGTTCGCCCGCGACGGCTACCTGGGCGCTTCCATGCGCGACGTCGCCGATATTGCCGGGATCACTACCGTCGGTTTGCTGCACCACTTTCCCAACAAGGTTGCCCTGCTGCGCGCCATGCTTGATCGGCGCGACGAACGCGTGGTCGAGCGCTTCGGCGATCTGGATACCGCGCCGACAGTGGAAGGGTTCGTGAAGTTTCTCAAGCTGAGCATGAGCTTCAGCGTCGAGGACGCGCGCGAGTGCCAAGCCTCGGTGATGATCAATACCGAAAGCCTCTCGGACAAGCATCCGGCGTTTGCCTGGTATCAGGAAAAGTTCGAGATCGTCCACGGCCATGCGCAGGCGCACCTGGCATCGCTGGTCGAAGCAGGGGAGATACGCCCGGGCGTCGACGTGAAAGCCTTGGCCCAGGAGATCTTTTCAATGATGGATGGCTTGCAGATCCAATGGCTCAGGGGCCGCAAGCGTGTCGACGTCATGGCGGTCTTCGACGTCTACCTGCAGCGCCTGGCCAGGGATCTCAAGGCCGGCTGAAGGGCTCGTCCGTGAGCCCTGACACCCTTAGTAGGTTTGCGCGGTGTTGACCTGCACTGCCTTGCGCAGCGGGATCGGCAGCGGGTTGCTGTCGCGAGTGGTCAACTGCTCAGGATAGAGCGTGGTCAAGGTCTGGCTCAGCGACAGGTCGTCGGAGTCGGTACCTACGCGGATCTTGAACTTGCCGGCATCGACGTTCCAGCTGTCGGTGTTCTCCACGTAGTAGGCCAGCGAGCGCGAGTCGAGCGGAATGCTCACCGTCTTGCTCTCGCCAGGCTTGAGGTACACCTTGGTGAAACCCTTGAGCTCTTTCTCCGGGCGATCGACCGCCGCGTTGACCGGTTGCACGTACAGCTGTGCGACTTCGTAGCCGGCCTTGTCGCCGGTGTTGGTCAGGGTGAACTTGGCGTTGATCGTGGCCCCAGGGGTCAGCACGTTGGACGACAGTTTCAGGTCGCTGTAGCCGAACGTGGTGTACGACAGACCGAAGCCGAACGGGTACAGGGGCTTGGTGTGGTTCTTGTCATACGCGCGGTAGCCCAGGTACAGGCCTTCGCTGTAGGTCATGCTGGTCAGGGCGCTGTCGCCGCGGTACGCCGCAGGGTCCGGATAAGAGGCGTAGCTGGCGTTGTCCTCGATGTTCTTGTCGATGGTGACCGGCAGCTTGCCCGACGGATTGACCTTGCCGTAGAGGATCTCGGCCAGTGCCTGACCGCCTTGCTGGCCCGGTAGCCAGGCTTGCAGGGAGGCGCCGACTTTTTTCGCCCACGGCTGCATGTTCGCCACGCCGCCGCCGTGCATGACCACGACGGTG
Proteins encoded:
- a CDS encoding response regulator; amino-acid sequence: MSLSVNEQLLRPKVFIVEDETMLAMLIETMLEELGYATARHASTLSEGVEYARTGDYDLAILDINIIGGTSFPIAAEIAHRGIPFIFCTGYGRLGIPETWADRDCVAKPFSMGQLSDALNELLPPGSGHG
- a CDS encoding MATE family efflux transporter, which encodes MTLARARFTQGSVAGHLIETASTSAVSLLAVFLVDIFTLIYVSRLDDQVALAAVGLAKMLMFINSAFASGVVTAAGAVLSARIGKHASRALAQWVTHLLLMVLGVAAGVAVIEWLAVAHLGQWLGAGADTYQRARQFIAIVLPCSVLAAAMQMCAQMLRAQGHVRAALLVPLAGAITLAVADPLFIFAFGCGLEGAAISYGVSTVVALALGLALVRRHIGVSPAVRFKHLKLHVGLTWPIALPAMLANLAMPVGITYLMLVLTGLGASALAGMAVIDRILQFGYCAFFALPSALVPVLAQNLGAGLDGRVRTAIRVIRRLVVGYGLSIWLLLIVFGPWIADYFHLVDDGRAMFLAFTRFGAGLWILYGLDFVAQSMFLTLSRAWWVPAFGWLRGTLGTVPFVYAGSQWYGASGALVAMWCGNALVALLAILTAAVQARRFFQAREPVLGRP
- a CDS encoding ATP-binding protein; this encodes MLEHTPQVRSAPPIDAALDAALAACADEPIRVPGAIQPHGLLLSLAGQPLRIQQVSANCAGASGLDCDALLGMLLSSLIPAHQAQLIEQAYAQGPSADGDPLRVSFGEADYSAALHRHEHLLIIELEPFVQPAQEQSRTITRVLRNLQAASTLETLFDISVHEIQALTGYDRVIIYRFEPEGHGKVVAQALTGSLPSYSGLNFPASDIPAQARALYRLNWIRVIPDATYVPVPLVPVLRPDTGQPLDLSFSTLRSVSPVHCEYLKNMGVQSAMSISLLEDGELWGLITCSHPAPLLVPREYRDACALIGQLLSVKICAIFASQIQQGREGKVLMLGQLAEAMASADREILAGLATRADLLQSLPQATGVAVLIDDDLQLFGSCPTPVQVRVLHQWIRDVGLTRKKLNERTQGLQGLGLFHSAALQQEHPPAAAYRDVASGVIAFVLPKPVDNAVIWFRPQLTSSMQWSGNPADHLHPGSVGAASQRLHPRQSFDMWEEQVVGIAQPWSRGDLYAAEDIRRSALEHDLERQVRREQEAVRMRDELVAVVSHDLRNPMSIIIMQCGMMQRWAVSDSSLENRHIRRALGTIENATTRINSLLEDLLDTARIEAGRYQLSRQPLSVTGLLEETCALLVTLTNAKQIELNCTAADGLVIDADPERIFQVLSNLVGNAIKFTPQGGTIDIDVIADGGDVLFKVADNGIGIPAQNLPYIFQRYWSAKEGNPRGNGLGLYISQGIVAAHGGRLWAHSDPGCGSVFTFSVPAHSGPVTANERVVLKQSGTTARLAQSISGKLERQQLENRATRAGLLNELNHRVKNTLATVQAIASLTASNSDSLATFRQSFDARLLALSQAHDALARAEWLSSELEDLIAQLQRTDGGTRRILLLGDPVTLEPRTSLSLSMVFHELMANAVQHGALSALHSSPGGHITLTATLNAATSPRTLKLHWLEADGPPVAATTFEGFGFRLIRRSIERELNGTAQVRFAATGLSWCMTLPWLEKADGDS
- a CDS encoding TetR/AcrR family transcriptional regulator, translating into MPVTDTQNDAPASPAPKRRRAPKGEMRRMALLDAATEVFARDGYLGASMRDVADIAGITTVGLLHHFPNKVALLRAMLDRRDERVVERFGDLDTAPTVEGFVKFLKLSMSFSVEDARECQASVMINTESLSDKHPAFAWYQEKFEIVHGHAQAHLASLVEAGEIRPGVDVKALAQEIFSMMDGLQIQWLRGRKRVDVMAVFDVYLQRLARDLKAG
- the uvsE gene encoding UV DNA damage repair endonuclease UvsE, whose protein sequence is MTYPRIGFACMYRHPERNLSASQLKLAETPFNPRTTTLRWMDSVTPQVAQDKLIEVVTHNLAAQLRLLAYTAELPAPLRMVRLSSDLLPFYSHVKVRDFYRQPAIQAWLGEGFAAIGALARQAQIRLSFHPGQYCVLGSDRPEVVENSLAEFEYHADMIRMMGYGVRFQDLKCNVHIAGRLGAEGIRGIWSQLSEVARNCITFENEEKTYGVDDCLQLADLAPVVLDIHHCWINENDYIAVDDPRVERIIDSWRGVRPTMHYSQPPEHLQALGFSAEHKLEMPALLEAVNKRDLYAHSDRMWNRWTNEYALQFLPRFDIMFEAKDKNLATLAFYEEYLVGP